TCAATGGAATCAACTCCCCTGGGGCCCCTCTCGGTCGGTGGTGTGTAGTAACCTACCGATTCGAGAGGAGGCTCCGCTTTTTCGCTTGGGGGGTCAAAAGCCCGATGCCGGAAAGGGGTCAAATCTAGGGTGCCGTTCCCACATTGGTGGTGACTGGCTTCGCAGCCTTCTATGGCGTTTGCGCCGCCATCGCTGCAGCAAACACATCTGAGCTTGAATCGGAGCCGGTCGTTCGATTCGAAAACTCGAACGCAAGAAAGGCCACCGCGCGATCTCGCGAAGCTTCTACAGACCTTCGTTTTCGATCGCGCTGCCTCCGAAGGTGGAACTACGCGAATACTGCCCGCCGGATCTTTCAATTCGAACAAGCGCCCCTAAATCTCGACCCTGAGTTAATCTAGCCTTTCTTGTCCACCAGTCATCCACTGGAGCATAAGGCGCCCCTGCCCAGAACTGGTTCTGTCATACAAGAAGCTCCGTGACCGCACGCTGCGAAGCTTTTCGGACCAGCCACGATGGAGAACCTTCCGCAAATGCCTGATCTAATCGGCCCCATACTCAATGATCCGCTAGTTCACCAGATTGGCAGCGACGCCCTCAGCTCTGCAACGGATGCGCTGGTAAATCTGGGAGTCAAGAAGGGCGGAGTTGTGCTCGCTCGGTTTTTCAAGCTACGATTTCTGCTTGCCCCCGAGGACGAAATAACTCTCGCTTTAGAACGGCTCGATTCGTTCACCCACTTGCTTGACAGCCGAATCGAAAGACTTGAGAAGCTGGGGTTTCTCGACGCGAATGATCTTGATAAGAGGTTTCGCCAGCCTGGTATTACCGCAGCACTTGGCAGTGCTTTCGACTGTGCAGTCGAAACAGATCAATCTCTCAAACAAGCCGCCCTGGCCGGAATTGTGGCTCAACGGCTGGCTTCTGATGAGCAAGGCCTCGCGGCGAAGGTCACTCGCTTAGCAATAGCTGCGATTCGGGATCTGACCGTAAATGAATTGCGTCTTGTTGGCTTGATCCATTTGCTGCATATGAATCTAATGGCTGGTCGCGAAATTAACGACAATAACGTTGCGACTGAACGTTCCATTTTTGCGAGCTCGCTCCATGTTTATGTTGAACCGTTGGTTGAAACGCCCGTTGGAGACTTCGATCTCCAGCACCTTCGTGCCCTGGGAGTAATACAATACGACGATACTGCGACTATGATGAGCCTCGGTACCCCACGCGTTCTTTCAAGCACGGTCATTGATTTTCCGGGTCCTTGGGAAGACCCCAATACCACCAAGCTAATCAAAAAAATAACCGAGCGCTCACACGGCGACATAAAACGAGGCGTCATCCCGCTCCAGAAATGCACGGTGTCGCCGATGGGAATCGCAATAGCGATGTCCGTGCTATCTGATATCGTCGGCGCTGAATGCGATCTCCAGACACTGTTTGATTCCCAAAGCCAATAGAGCTATTCGATACATTATCTCCAAGGCCGCGCAACAGCGATGCCGCCGCCTAATCATGCACAGTCCTGCAATTGCCGCCTCCGTATCCTCTAGTACGCGCCGCAAGGCGTGAACTTCCATGCATGGCACGCGCCGTAGCGGAAGGCCGGCGGTTCTACAAGCCACTGCGGCTCGGCGGAGCAGATCGGCTCCCCGATTTTGTATTGACGGATACTCAACCGCACACCGAGTGTAAGATCTTCGGACGCGACGATCCCGACTATCTCGAGCGCGCGGCGGAAAAGAAGCGGCGCCCTGCTTCGCTGACGTAGTTTTGCCATAGATGACGACGTGCTAACGAGGGCGTCTTCTTCCGCTGAATCTCCTAGCCGTCCACCTGGCCAGTAGGAATGGTCACGTCCATGCGGACATAGCCGAGGGGGCGATCGGCAACTCACGGACAACTACTCTGATATGACTCGATCGATACGGATGCTTCTCGCGACTGTCGCTCTTACGCTCTGCTCGATTCACCCTGTGAGCGCGCAGCCTCGCGTCGTGGGCGGCTGGCTTTGTGATCTCGGGGATTCGGAGTATATGTATATGCTACTTCTTCCCGATGGGCGGGCAGCAACGTACCTGACCGCCGCCGGCGAGCGCCCGGCCGCCGGTGGCAGGTACGTGTATCGAGGAAATCGTCTCGATGTTGATACGCCGTACAACGGGGATTTCAAGCTGACGATCCGCTGGGTAAGCCCAAATCGCATGAAGACGACAGATCAGCAAGGAACGACCGTCTATTGCAATCGCCGCGAACGCGTACCGGCCACGCTTTACGTTCCAGTTACCTGATCTCGCCGCTCCTTTTGCGGTTTGCTTCCCGTGCGCTCATTCTCACGGTGAATGCAATCATGGTAGAGAGCCCATGACGCTTCCGGTGTTGGCGCCTGGATAAGACGGACCCAGTTTGGTCGCGTTAAGGCGAACCCACCTGGGCGCCAGGCTACGGCGTAGAAGCGCT
Above is a genomic segment from Candidatus Dormiibacterota bacterium containing:
- a CDS encoding LPO_1073/Vpar_1526 family protein; amino-acid sequence: MPDLIGPILNDPLVHQIGSDALSSATDALVNLGVKKGGVVLARFFKLRFLLAPEDEITLALERLDSFTHLLDSRIERLEKLGFLDANDLDKRFRQPGITAALGSAFDCAVETDQSLKQAALAGIVAQRLASDEQGLAAKVTRLAIAAIRDLTVNELRLVGLIHLLHMNLMAGREINDNNVATERSIFASSLHVYVEPLVETPVGDFDLQHLRALGVIQYDDTATMMSLGTPRVLSSTVIDFPGPWEDPNTTKLIKKITERSHGDIKRGVIPLQKCTVSPMGIAIAMSVLSDIVGAECDLQTLFDSQSQ